The following proteins are encoded in a genomic region of Doryrhamphus excisus isolate RoL2022-K1 chromosome 6, RoL_Dexc_1.0, whole genome shotgun sequence:
- the uba2 gene encoding SUMO-activating enzyme subunit 2: protein MVQLVGALRKELSDSLSTSKVLVVGAGGIGCELLKNLVLTGFKNIEVIDLDTIDVSNLNRQFLFQKKHVGKSKAQVAKESALQFCPSANITAYHDSIMNPDYNVEFFKNFILVMNALDNRAARNHVNRMCLAADIPLIESGTAGYLGQVTVIKKGMTECYECQPKPAQKTFPGCTIRNTPSEPIHCIVWAKYLFNQLFGEEDADQDVSPDTADPEAAWKPEETAARATAAEKDGGIKRVSTKQWARTNKYDPIKLFNKLFKDDIMYLLTMDKLWKKRKAPTPLDWQQLENTVCPKEDSPGSGLKDQQVLGVWGYCKLFQESVDTLHSLLDEKGDGAELVWDKDDPPAMDFVTAAANLRMHIFSMNMKSRFDVKSMAGNIIPAIATTNAVIAGLIVLEGLKILAGEVETCRTIFLNKCPNLRKKLLVPCILDPPVANCYVCASKPEVTIKVNVHKTTVLSLQDKILKERFGMVAPDVQIEDGKGTILISSEDGETEANNNKFISDFGIRNGSRLQADDFLQDYTLLINVLHTEELERDVEFEVVGEAPDKAPPPQANNEEVNSITNGNKDSAQPSTSSKVDEDDVMLVDSDEDAEASSSSAAVTSSTKRKHSDVETGETSTKRPRTDLLGAAAAPAGNDNDDDDDDIIALD from the exons ATGGTCCAACTTGTGGGTGCTCTCCGAAAGGAGCTGTCTGACTCCTTGTCAACCAGCAAGGTGTTGGTGGTGGGAGCCGGTGGGATCGGCTGTGAGCTCCTCAAGAACCTCGTCCTCACCGGATTCAAAAACATTGAAGTG ATTGACTTGGACACAATCGATGTCAGCAATCTGAATCGCCAGTTCCTCTTTCAGAAGAAGCATGTCGGCAAGTCTAAAGCACAG GTGGCCAAAGAGAGTGCCTTGCAGTTCTGCCCCTCTGCAAATATCACTGCATACCATGACAGCATCATGAA TCCTGACTACAATGTGGAGTTCTTTAAAAATTTCATACTTGTGATGAACGCTTTGGATAACAGAG CGGCCCGTAACCATGTGAACAGGATGTGTTTGGCAGCCGATATTCCTCTCATCGAGAGTGGCACAGCAGGATACCTCGGACAGGTCACTGTCATCAAGAAG GGAATGACAGAGTGCTACGAGTGCCAGCCTAAACCTGCACAGAAGACCTTCCCAGGTTGCACCATCAGAAACACGCCGTCTGAGCCCATTCACTGCATTGTGTGGGCAAAGTATCTCTTCAA CCAGTTATTTGGAGAAGAGGATGCAGATCAAGATGTATCACCTGACACGGCAGACCCGGAGGCTGCAT GGAAACCTGAAGAAACAGCAGCCCGTGCCACGGCTGCAGAGAAGGACGGGGGCATCAAGCGTGTCTCTACTAAGCAATGGGCTCGCACTAACAAATATGACCCCATCAAACTCTTCAATAAG CTTTTCAAAGACGACATCATGTACCTGTTAACTATGGACAAGCTGTGGAAAAAGAGGAAGGCTCCCACGCCACTCGACTGGCAGCAGCTGGAGAACACTG tATGTCCTAAGGAGGATTCACCAGGTTCGGGTTTAAAAGACCAGCAGGTTCTTGGTGTTTGGGGATACTGCAAACTTTTCCAGGAAAGTGTGGATACACTCCACTCGCTGTTGGACGAGAAAGGAGACGGTGCAGAGCTGGTTTGGGACAAG GATGATCCTCCTGCTATGGACTTTGTTACCGCAGCTGCCAACCTAAGGATGCACATCTTCAGCATGAACATGAAGAGTCGATTTGATGTCAAAT CCATGGCAGGCAACATTATCCCGGCGATTGCGACGACCAATGCAGTCATTGCTGGACTCATTGTACTGGAGGGCCTCAAGATTCTGGCAGGGGAAGTGGAAACCTGCCGCACG ATCTTCCTCAACAAGTGTCCTAACCTCAGGAAGAAGCTACTAGTTCCATGTATCCTAGACCCACCCGTGGCCAACTGTTACGTTTGTGCCAGCAAGCCTGAAGTCACCATCAAAGTCAATGTCCACAAAACAACGGTCCTCTCTCTGCAGGACAAG ATCCTAAAGGAGAGGTTCGGGATGGTGGCTCCAGATGTTCAGATCGAAGATGGAAAAGGGACCATCCTCATCTCCTCCGAGGACGGCGAAACAGAAG CCAACAACAACAAGTTCATTTCCGACTTCGGAATCCGAAACGGCAGTCGACTACAAGCCGACGACTTCCTCCAAGACTACACACTCCTCATTAACGTCCTGCACAC TGAAGAATTGGAAAGAGATGTTGAGTTTGAAGTAGTTGGTGAAGCTCCAGACAAAGCACCACCTCCCCAGGCTAACAACGAAGAGGTAAACAGCATCACCAATGGCAACAAGGACTCTGCCCAACCGTCCACCTCCTCTAAAG TCGATGAAGATGATGTCATGCTTGTGGACTCTGATGAGGACGCAGAAGCATCGTCCAGCTCTGCAGCAGTCACAAGCAGCACCAAGAGGAAGCATTCGGATGTGGAAACGGGCGAGACTTCCACCAAGCGTCCACGGACAGATCTGTTAGGTGCAGCAGCTGCCCCCGCTGGCAACGACAAcgacgacgatgacgacgatATCATTGCTTTGGACTAA
- the ca5a gene encoding carbonic anhydrase 5A, mitochondrial isoform X2: MDCFTMQESAEYNMKMHPMWQGPLAVPGGDRQSPIDIVVRKSVFDAQLKPLIADYDPTTCQQIWNNGYSFLVEYDDTTDRSSLKGGPLQDKFRLCQFHFHWGECNAWGSEHTVDRRLFPAELHLVHWNSDKYSLFEEAVMEDNGLAVIGVFLKVGKRHEGLQKLVDALPAIRHKDSVVEFTKFDAGCLLPTNTDDYWTYHGSLTTPPLTESVTWIVMKQHIEVSHDQLAVFRSLLFTSAEEEVQKSMVNNFRVQQPLRGRTVRSSFSPFLKEAPFDQ; the protein is encoded by the exons atggaTTGTTTCACGATGCAGGAATCAGCTGAATACAACATGAAAA TGCACCCGATGTGGCAAGGACCCCTCGCGGTTCCAGGAGGTGATCGCCAGTCTCCGATTGATATCGTTGTGCGCAAGAGTGTCTTTGATGCCCAGCTGAAACCTTTGATCGCCGACTATGATCCAACGACTTGCCAGCAAATCTGGAATAATGGTTACTCCTTCCTGGTTGAATATGATGACACGACAGACCGGTCCT CACTGAAAGGGGGGCCATTGCAAGACAAATTTAGGCTGTGTCAGTTCCACTTCCACTGGGGTGAGTGCAATGCCTGGGGGTCGGAGCACACCGTGGACAGGAGGTTATTTCCTGCAGAG CTTCACCTGGTCCACTGGAACTCAGACAAGTACAGCCTGTTTGAGGAGGCGGTGATGGAGGACAATGGGCTGGCGGTTATTGGAGTCTTTCTAAAG GTGGGGAAGAGACACGAAGGCCTCCAGAAACTGGTAGATGCTCTGCCTGCAATCAGACACAAG GATAGTGTGGTAGAGTTTACTAAATTTGACGCAGGCTGCCTGTTACCCACCAACACCGATGATTACTGGACGTACCACGGCTCTCTTACAACACCTCCCCTGACAGAGTCGGTCACCTGGATCGTTATGAAGCAGCACATAGAAGTCAGCCACGATCAG CTGGCTGTCTTCCGGAGTCTTCTGTTTACCTCTGCTGAAGAGGAGGTCCAGAAGAGCATGGTGAACAACTTCCGTGTGCAACAGCCTCTGCGGGGTCGCACCGTGCGCTCCTCATTCAGTCCATTCCTGAAGGAGGCACCGTTTGACCAATGA
- the lcat gene encoding phosphatidylcholine-sterol acyltransferase codes for MSSLVQAWPSVTLVLLLGLHHASCFWILNVVFPPETKAQAPSNSTPPLIIVPGNLGNRLEAKIDKQQLVHWLCYTKTDHWFPLWIDLNMFMPIGVDCWIDNIRLVYNRTARRSFNSPGVQVRVPGFGQTYPIEFLDNNNLAGYFHTMVQHLVNIGYTRNETVRGAPYDWRLTPDENAEYLMKLKDLVEQMYNQHQQPIYLLGHSMGCHYVLYFLNSQPQAWKDKYIRGFISLAAPWGGAVKVLKVMASGDNDGIPMISNIKIREEQRMTMTNPWMLPTEKAWPKDHVFISTPNFNYTNQDYRRFFKDINFEDGWYMWEDSKNLTGDLHPPGVEVWCMYGVGLPTPVTHIYDEEYPNADPVDFVYDDGDDTVDSLSMSLCKRWAGQQEKPVHVTEYRGLPHLDIVFHEKVLIQIQQILQGISDTPKEVDVRSGQNNTSI; via the exons ATGAGCTCATTAGTGCAAGCCTGGCCTTCTGTGACACTTGTTCTCCTGCTGGGCCTTCATCACGCTTCATGTTTCTGGATCCTCAATGTTGTCTTTCCTCCTGAGACGAAAGCTCAAGCCCCAAGCAACAGCACGCCACCGCTGATTATCG TACCGGGGAACCTGGGGAACCGCCTGGAAGCTaagatagacaaacaacaactgGTCCATTGGCTGTGCTACACGAAAACAGATCACTGGTTCCCCTTATGGATTGACCTCAACATGTTCATGCCTATCGGTGTAGACTGCTGGATCGATAACATTAG ACTTGTATACAACAGGACGGCAAGGCGGTCATTCAACTCGCCAGGGGTGCAGGTGCGGGTGCCGGGGTTTGGACAAACCTATCCCATTGAGTTTCTTGACAATAACAACTTAGCAG GTTATTTTCACACCATGGTGCAGCATTTAGTCAATATTGGCTACACGCGAAACGAGACTGTCCGAGGAGCACCGTATGATTGGAGATTAACTCCTG ATGAGAATGCAGAATATCTGATGAAGTTGAAGGACCTGGTGGAACAGATGTACAACCAGCACCAGCAGCCCATCTACTTGCTGGGACACAGTATGGGCTGCCACTATGTTCTCTACTTCCTCAACAGCCAGCCTCAGGCCTGGAAGGACAAGTATATCAGGGGCTTCATTTCCCTGGCGGCGCCGTGGGGGGGTGCTGTTAAAGTACTAAAAGTCATGGCATCAG GTGACAATGATGGCATCCCAATGATTTCCAACATAAAGATTCGGGAAGAACAAAGGATGACAATGACGAATCCCTGGATGCTGCCAACAGAGAAGGCGTGGCCCAAGGACCACGTGTTCATATCCACGCCAAACTTTAACTACACCAACCAGGACTACCGACGCTTCTTCAAAGATATCAATTTTGAGGATGGCTG GTACATGTGGGAGGACTCCAAGAACCTGACAGGTGATCTCCACCCTCCCGGTGTTGAAGTGTGGTGTATGTACGGCGTTGGACTCCCAACTCCAGTGACGCATATTTACGATGAGGAATATCCCAACGCAGACCCCGTAGACTTTGTATACGACGATGGGGACGACACGGTGGATAGCCTCAGCATGAGTCTATGCAAACGATGGGCGGGACAGCAGGAGAAGCCCGTACACGTTACAGAGTACAGAGGATTACCTCACCTGGATATTGTATTCCACGAAAAGGTGCTCATTCAAATCCAGCAGATCTTACAGGGTATATCAGATACACCCAAAGAGGTTGATGTCAGATCTGGACAAAATAACACCAGCATttag
- the ca5a gene encoding carbonic anhydrase 5A, mitochondrial isoform X1, producing MVTLSSVIRPLASHLHRQLFRHVGRSQRLTPVRGCNLTACSSRYVLSRMHPMWQGPLAVPGGDRQSPIDIVVRKSVFDAQLKPLIADYDPTTCQQIWNNGYSFLVEYDDTTDRSSLKGGPLQDKFRLCQFHFHWGECNAWGSEHTVDRRLFPAELHLVHWNSDKYSLFEEAVMEDNGLAVIGVFLKVGKRHEGLQKLVDALPAIRHKDSVVEFTKFDAGCLLPTNTDDYWTYHGSLTTPPLTESVTWIVMKQHIEVSHDQLAVFRSLLFTSAEEEVQKSMVNNFRVQQPLRGRTVRSSFSPFLKEAPFDQ from the exons atggtgacatTGTCATCAGTAATTCGACCTCTGGCTTCTCATCTTCACCGCCAGCTCTTCCGACACGTAGGGAGGAGTCAGCGGCTCACCCCCGTCCGTGGATGTAATCTGACGGCGTGCTCCAGCAGATATGTGCTGTCGCGAA TGCACCCGATGTGGCAAGGACCCCTCGCGGTTCCAGGAGGTGATCGCCAGTCTCCGATTGATATCGTTGTGCGCAAGAGTGTCTTTGATGCCCAGCTGAAACCTTTGATCGCCGACTATGATCCAACGACTTGCCAGCAAATCTGGAATAATGGTTACTCCTTCCTGGTTGAATATGATGACACGACAGACCGGTCCT CACTGAAAGGGGGGCCATTGCAAGACAAATTTAGGCTGTGTCAGTTCCACTTCCACTGGGGTGAGTGCAATGCCTGGGGGTCGGAGCACACCGTGGACAGGAGGTTATTTCCTGCAGAG CTTCACCTGGTCCACTGGAACTCAGACAAGTACAGCCTGTTTGAGGAGGCGGTGATGGAGGACAATGGGCTGGCGGTTATTGGAGTCTTTCTAAAG GTGGGGAAGAGACACGAAGGCCTCCAGAAACTGGTAGATGCTCTGCCTGCAATCAGACACAAG GATAGTGTGGTAGAGTTTACTAAATTTGACGCAGGCTGCCTGTTACCCACCAACACCGATGATTACTGGACGTACCACGGCTCTCTTACAACACCTCCCCTGACAGAGTCGGTCACCTGGATCGTTATGAAGCAGCACATAGAAGTCAGCCACGATCAG CTGGCTGTCTTCCGGAGTCTTCTGTTTACCTCTGCTGAAGAGGAGGTCCAGAAGAGCATGGTGAACAACTTCCGTGTGCAACAGCCTCTGCGGGGTCGCACCGTGCGCTCCTCATTCAGTCCATTCCTGAAGGAGGCACCGTTTGACCAATGA